The following proteins are encoded in a genomic region of Haloarcula marina:
- a CDS encoding PRC-barrel domain-containing protein, which yields MAEILAENLSGKDVMGSDGKELGSLYNITMDLSSGALKNLVIDPAETVHNTDFEYSEQGRLLVPVERVTAVKDHMIVDR from the coding sequence ATGGCTGAGATACTCGCCGAGAATCTCTCGGGGAAAGACGTCATGGGCAGCGACGGCAAAGAACTGGGTAGCCTCTACAACATCACGATGGACCTCTCCTCGGGGGCGCTGAAGAACCTCGTCATCGACCCCGCGGAGACGGTCCACAACACCGACTTCGAGTACAGCGAACAGGGCCGTCTGCTCGTCCCCGTCGAGCGCGTGACGGCGGTGAAAGACCATATGATCGTCGACCGGTAG
- a CDS encoding CPBP family intramembrane glutamic endopeptidase, whose amino-acid sequence MAFTPPYVSVADGRTVVTSVVRALAVVAAAFILAALFGQLGMAAFGVDTLDPSQVAPGLYAALNALAFVGFIVAALGFVVVRDDRSLIHVRSPTLGDVGWALVGVVGIFVGAMVMGVVVEVLSYLADALFGVVVETGQNSIITQGRSNPQLFLWMVPVALLFVGPAEELVFRGVVQGLLRRSFGLVPGLVLASALFGVGHYFAISSGSAWTYILVAGSLGLVLGAIYEYTESIAVPALAHGLWNAGLFVLNYYLVTTGAELPV is encoded by the coding sequence ATGGCATTCACCCCTCCGTACGTCTCGGTCGCCGACGGCCGGACCGTCGTCACGAGCGTCGTCCGGGCGCTGGCCGTCGTCGCGGCGGCGTTCATCCTCGCGGCGCTGTTCGGCCAACTCGGGATGGCGGCGTTCGGTGTCGACACCTTAGACCCCTCACAGGTCGCGCCGGGCCTCTACGCCGCGCTGAACGCCCTCGCGTTCGTCGGTTTCATCGTCGCGGCCCTCGGGTTCGTCGTCGTCAGGGACGACCGCTCGCTCATTCACGTTCGCTCGCCGACGCTAGGTGACGTGGGATGGGCGCTCGTCGGCGTCGTCGGCATCTTCGTCGGCGCGATGGTCATGGGCGTCGTCGTCGAAGTACTCAGTTACCTCGCGGACGCCCTGTTCGGCGTCGTCGTCGAAACCGGGCAGAACAGTATCATCACGCAGGGCCGGTCGAACCCGCAACTGTTCCTCTGGATGGTCCCCGTCGCCCTCTTGTTCGTCGGTCCCGCCGAGGAACTCGTCTTCCGCGGCGTCGTCCAAGGCCTGCTCCGCCGGTCGTTCGGACTGGTGCCCGGCCTCGTCCTCGCGAGCGCGCTGTTCGGCGTCGGCCACTACTTCGCCATCAGTTCCGGCAGCGCGTGGACGTACATCCTCGTCGCCGGGTCGCTGGGCCTCGTGTTAGGCGCTATCTACGAGTACACCGAGAGCATCGCCGTTCCAGCGCTGGCCCACGGCCTCTGGAACGCCGGGCTGTTCGTCCTCAACTACTACCTCGTGACCACCGGCGCGGAACTGCCGGTCTGA
- a CDS encoding CopG family transcriptional regulator: MATRYTVVCDDGQARAIGVLARRYGITEEEVLKQLIDLGLEDVESKSV, from the coding sequence ATGGCAACTCGGTACACGGTCGTGTGCGACGACGGCCAAGCCCGAGCCATCGGCGTCCTCGCCCGTCGCTACGGCATCACCGAGGAGGAAGTCCTCAAGCAACTCATCGACCTCGGCCTCGAAGACGTAGAAAGCAAGTCGGTCTGA
- a CDS encoding NOB1 family endonuclease has translation MYVLDSSAFIQEYHTDEQIASIPLVHEELEGQAAFRFDALEGSGMHLHIPESGTVDRIERAARETGDLAELSDTDVRLLAAAFELDGRLVTDDYAMQNVAEKMDIDVEVIARDGISEQRDWLFQCAGCGREFDENHDRCPICGSSLSRKNPA, from the coding sequence ATGTACGTTCTCGATTCGTCCGCGTTCATCCAGGAGTATCACACCGACGAGCAGATAGCGTCGATTCCGCTCGTCCACGAGGAACTTGAAGGGCAGGCCGCCTTCCGCTTCGACGCGCTGGAAGGCTCCGGGATGCACCTCCACATCCCCGAATCGGGTACCGTCGACCGAATCGAACGGGCCGCCCGCGAGACGGGCGATTTGGCGGAACTCTCGGACACCGACGTTCGGCTGCTCGCGGCCGCCTTCGAACTCGACGGGCGACTGGTAACCGACGACTACGCGATGCAGAACGTCGCCGAGAAGATGGATATCGACGTGGAGGTCATCGCCCGCGACGGCATCTCCGAACAGCGCGACTGGCTGTTCCAGTGTGCCGGATGTGGTCGGGAGTTCGACGAGAACCACGACCGCTGTCCGATCTGTGGCAGTTCGCTCTCGCGGAAGAACCCCGCCTAA